The sequence TATTTTGCTCCTCAGTATATTGAATCCCATAGGGACGCATCAGCTCTTGATTGGCTTGAAAATAAAAAGGCATGGTGTCTGTGATGACTCCATCCATATCAAAAATGACAGCTTGCAATGTCCTCGTCACTTGGTTTCCTCCTGTTTGCATAGTAAAAGGCTGCACCAATATGAGGCAGCCTTTGATTTCACTTATTTTTCACCGGCAAGGTTACTTCTACTCTTGTTCCTTTATTCATTTCTGATTCAATGAGTATAGACCCTTTATGGTCTTCAATGATCCTTTGACTAATGGTCAGCCCGAGCCCCATCCCTTTTTCTTTCAAGGTGAAGAACGGCTCTCCCAGTCTCTTTAGACGATCAGGGGGTATCCCAACCCCTTGGTCTTGTATAGCAATGGTGATCATATCGTTCAGAACGTTCCAATCGACATGGATTTCTCCTTCATCCATCGATTCGATCGCATTTTTAATAATATTAATAAACACCTGTACACATTGATTCTTATCTCCAAATACATAAATCGGAGATGACGGTACTTGGACATTTAATGATATTCCTTTAAGGATCGCTTCATGCCCCATTACCTTGATCACATAATGAAGAACTTCACTCATATCAAAGAGTCGGTATTCCCTCATTTGAGGTTTGGATAAAATGAGTAACTCACCGACGATTTGATTGATTCGATCCATCTCGGAAGACATGACGGTAAGATAATGGTCCGGTACATGCTTATTCTCTTCCAGCAGTTGAATGAAGCCTTTGATGCTTGTTAGGGGATTTCGGATTTCATGGGCGATTCCTGCCGCAAGTTCTCCGACCACAGAAAGCTTTTCTTTTCTTAATAGCATTTCTTCTGCTATTTTCTGCTGTGAAATATCCCTGCCAATGATGACTAATCCCTTTCTGGTGTGATTCGAATGAAATAATGGGACTTTTATGACATCAAAAGTCTTGAATTCACCGTTCGGAAGGTAGAATCCCTCTTCACATCTCGTTACTTTTTCCGCTTTCCACGATTGTTCATCGGAGTCAATACAATAGTCGAAGGCGTCTTTAAAGAATGGGACGAGTTTCCCCAGATCACGGTCTGTCTTTCCTACATAATCGATTCCCTCAAGATTATACAACCTACGACCAAATTGATTGACCTTTAACCAACGGCCTTCTCCATCCTTAAAGCACACAAAATCCGGCAGGGAATGAAGAAGAGTAGAGAGCTGATTTTCTTCTTCCAGTAATTTTTGATGCTCTGCCAGAAACGATCTCCCTTCTCTTAATAAGAGAGCCAGAACCGTTCCCCCCACAATGGCTGATAGAAGGGCTGCGATTACATTCCATGGCTCATCCAGAATGAGTACAACGGTGAGCTGAAAGACAAATAGAGCCATGAGGATCATTATTTTGTTATAGAATGTGTGTGTCATTATGCGATTCTTTTTCTCTCTCATCCCGTCACCCGTCTCACTCATACTTTTGTTCGTTAAAATAAGTTAAATATATATGGACCGATCGAAGTAATATAAAATAATATATAGATTCCCATAAAGTAAAAGGCACCTGCAAAGGATCCCCAATCAGGATCACGACCTAATTTCCAGATTACCCAGGTGATCGCACTAATCACCAATAATAGTGCGTAGCCACTTCCGGGAAACACAAAGTATTCCGGAGCCACCTGGTAAAAATAAGCGTTCATCGCATTGCCTGTATAGCTGATCGGCATCAGCATAAAAATAATGATCGATGCATACTCGGCCCAGCTGATCCCGTCTTTTTCAAACACATTTGGTCTGAATATATACAATAATATTAATAAAAAGAGTGATGGAAGCACCCAGTAAAAGGATGTCAATATCGTCACCAGACTGCTGAACATCATGAGAACGCCGTTGTTCAATGCTTCTTTCACTGATCTGTTTGACCAGTTCGTACTTTCTGAAACAACTTGATCGTTCTGAGATGCCCCGTATAGTTCATATGTACCACCATCATAATTAAACCAAACCAGTGCCTCGTCTGTTAATTGCACTGGAGAATATGTGACATGCTTTGTCGTGCTTATTGGAGAGCCTTCTAGGATTTCTTGATTTTGAAAAGGGGCCGAATACAGGCTCACCGCATTGTTATCACCAATCCGCTGTCCTTCTGAAGTGAACACCACAGAATCTTCTCCCTCAACGCTTACAAACTGTACCCCGCCAGGACTCGTCAACTTTTCCCCGGTATCTTTATTTTCAAATTCAATCTTACTTCCGGTTAAAATCGATGATCCCAGTTCCTCTAATGGAACCTGAACCTTGTATACATTGTAGGACAGTGTGCCCTGAGTGCGTGATTTCTCATTATATAGCAAGGTGAGCCGATCGTCTGCTACTTTAAATGTTAAACCATCCATCTTTTTATTCGGTGCCGTATTTACCAGAAGAAAAGGCTTCTCACTTACTTCCCGGTTTTCATTCAAATAGTGGATGAAGTCATGAGTATCATCTTGTTTTACCTGAATGATGGCACTTCCATTGTCTCCTATATGAATATCAGAAATTTCAGACTGAAAAGTGTAGATTTCATTAGAAGAACCTTCTTGCATGTTATATTCATAAAGTTGATTGTACTTCCAATAATAAACGTTATTTGAGGCTGCTCCTAATCCTGTAATATCTCCTGAGAGGATTTGATCCTCATTGTTTTGAGTCAGAACCAGATCTCCATTTTTATAATAAATCACATCATTCCCATTGGACCAAAATGGATAACCTCTAGTAATCTTAGTCTTCATGACTTTTTCATCAGATACTTGCATATCCTCATTGATTGTAAACGAGTGGACCTTCCCTTCGCTCGACAAGTAAAGCTTTCCATTGTTTTGAAAAATCTGTGGTCTCTCTTTAGATGTGAAATCGAATGGAAGAGAACGGCTCCAGTTGGGCTGAGGTAACTCTTTCACTAATAGCAGTTGGTGAAAGAACAAAGCAGCTATGAATAGGAGCATGATTCCTATAGGTATACCAAATACTTTTAACTTTTCTCTCATCTGAATCCCCCTTATGTAAAATCCTTAGACTTCTGAATTTTAGCATAACTTATATAGGTTTTCACCATTTTTTTCCACTAAAAGGGAGGGGAACAGAGATTTGTTGCTTCCTTTTAGTATACCATTTCCATTTCAATTTGCTATTAACAATTGTCATATTTTGTCGTATTTAAGAATTTTAAGTTGGATAGAGGTTGAATACTTTTTAAGGAATAAAAAAAGACCCCTAAGAAACTATTGCTTCTCAGGAATCATTCTGTTTACTTCGTTTTTAACTTTTCTAACATATCGGCTGTCATTTTGGCTAAGTTGTAATCTGTTTTGAATCCCCATTCGTTCATGGCTGCGCTTGAATCGATGGCGTTCGGCCAGCTTTCAGCAATGCCTTGGCGAACAGGATCTACCTTATAATCCAACGTAAAGTCCGGTTGGTGGACGCGGATCGCTTTTGCAATATCCTCAGGTGCTACGCTCATGGCTGACACATTAAAGGAGTTACGGTGCTCAAGCTTTGAGCCATCCGCTTCCATAAGGTCGATAATCGCATTAAGGGCATCGGGCATATACATCATATCCATGTAGGTTCCTTCCCCGATGTATGAGGTATACTGGTTGTTCTTGATTGCTTCATAATAGATCTCTACTGCATAATCAGTGGTTCCACCACCTGGCAATGTTTCATATGAAATCAGTCCCGGGAAACGCAGGCCTCTTGTATCCACACCAAATTTAGTGAAGTAATAATCAGATAGAAGTTCTCCAGACACTTTATTTACTCCATACATGGTAGTAGGGCGCATGATGGTGTCTTGTGGAGTTGAATCTTTTGGTGTTGTTGGACCGAATGCCCCAATCGAACTTGGTGTGAAGAATTGACATTCTAATTCTCTTGCTGCTTCCAGGGCATTTACAAGTCCACCCATGTTTAAATTCCAAGCAAGGAGAGGTTTTGCTTCTGCTGTTGCAGATAATAAAGCAGCCAAGTGAATAATGGTATCTACATTATTTGATTTTGCGATATCAAACATTCTTTGAGCATCCGTGACATCCAGTTGTTCAAATGGCCCATTCTTTACAACCGGACTATCCGTCTCACGAATATCCGTTGCAATAACGTTATCTGAACCATATACTTCCCGTAGTCTATTGGTAAGTTCAGAACCAATTTGTCCTAATGCACCCGTTAATAAAATCTTTTTCATCGTATTTCCTCCTGCATTTCCCTATGGTGATAGAATGATTTCATATTCATACAGATAGGGCTGACTTTTATAGCCATACCCTATCACGTTATTCATAAAGCGGGATTAGATAATTCCCATTTCTTTACCGACTTTTTCATATGCTTTAATCGCTTGATCGAGCATGTCTTTCGTATGTGCTGCTGAAGGCATGTTTCTCACACGGCCTGTTCCTCTTGGTACTGTTGGGAACACGATGGATTTGGCATATACACCCTCTTCATATAGGCGTTTACTGAAGTCCTGGGTTGCCTGCTCTTCACCGATGATAACCGGAGTGATAGGCGTCTCACTGTTCCCAATGTCAAATCCAAGTTTCGTCAGCTCTTCTTTCAGATAACGGCTGTTTTCCCACATATTATCTTGAAGCTCTGTGGAGTTCATGATCAGGTCAAGTGCTTCTGTACAAGCCGTTACATCCGCCGGCGTAAGGGATGTAGAAAATAGGAATGGACGTGAGCGGACCTTTAACCAGTCGATCAGGTTCTGAGTTCCTGCCACGTATCCACCAACTACACCGATTGCTTTCGATAACGTACCCATTTGGAAGTCCACTTTGTCTGAAAGGCCAAAGTGCTTAACCGTTCCTGCACCTTTTCCAAGGACACCCGAACCGTGAGCGTCATCTACATACGTCATGATATCAAATTCCTCAGCAATTTCAACGATTTCAGGAAGTTTACATACATCTCCATCCATTGAAAATACTCCGTCTGTGATGATCATGATTTTGTTGTATTGACCAGATTCCTTCGCTTCTTTTGCTTTCGCACGAAGATCCTCCATGTCTGAGTGACCAAAACGGATGATCTTTGCTTTCGAAAGACGACAGCCATCAATAATGGAAGCATGGTTCAGTTCATCAGAAAGGATGGCGTCGTTCTTATCCATAACCGCTGAAATGGCAGCCATATTACAGTTGAATCCTGATTGATATGCAATCGCGGCTTCTGTTCCTTTAAACTTCGCGAGCTTTTCTTCCAGTTTCACATGAAGATCAAGGGTACCATTAATTGTACGGACAGCTCCAGCACCTACACCGTATTCTTTCACCGCTTCGATCGCTACCTTCTTAAGGCGTTCATCAGTAGCGAGCCCCAGATAGTTATTAGAAGAAAGGTTCACAAGCTTCTTATCATTAATCGTAATCATCGGTCCGTTTGCACCTTGCAATGGATCGATCTCATTATATAATCCTCTTGATTTTAAATCCTCAAGATTTTCTTGTAGAAAATGATCTAATGTTTTACTTGTCATGTACTTATCCTCCCGTTATGTAAGCGTTTTAAAAACAAATGTCCACTCCAAAAACACAAAATCTATCAGTTGATTCTTTATGATTGCTAATGATTATTCTGCTTCTTAGTTTAACATGTTTTTTTGTGATGGACAAAATATATCTTATCGATTTAGTTTGTGTTTCTATATGCTACTTCATGCAATTAATCAAAACAATAATCTACTATCTTTTCTTCATCTGTCATAAACTATCCACATATTATGTGAATAATTTCACAAACTTATAATAGAATAGACATATAATCTTAAAGCAGGTGATGGAAATGTCTGTTTTTGAACTCATAACTTCATTGACCCCAGTATTAGCCGTTCTCATATTCCTTGTTATTCTGCGGTTACCAGCTTCTGTTGCGATGCCTGTCAGCTTCTTACTGACTGTCATTTTAAGTATTGTATTCTGGAAAATCCCACTGATACAGATCAGTGCTGCCACGGTTGAAGGAATGATCATTGCTTTCACTATTCTTTGGATCGTTTTTGGAGCGATCTTGCTTTTGAATACCTTGCAAAACAGCGGAGCCATGGAAACCATTCGAAATGGATTTTCTATAATCTCCCCGGACCGCCGTGTGCAGGTCATAATAATCGCTTGGTTATTCGGCTCTTTTATTGAAGGTGCCGCTGGATTTGGAACGCCTGCGGCCCTGGCAGCCCCGTTGCTTGTTGCGTTAGGGTTTCCGCCCCTCGCAGCCGTTTCTCTCGCTCTTATTGCAGATAGCAGTGCCGTATCGTTCGGTGCGGTGGGTACTCCCGTTATGGTAGGGATCGATCAAGGATTGAGACAGGGAGGAAACCTTGCAGGGCAAGTGGAACAAACCGTGGGACCTAAACCTATGATGGATTATTTAAGCGGTGTAGCCAGTCAAGCTGTGAGTATCGATTTGTTCATAGGAAGCTTCATTCCTCTATTGCTTGTCGTGATGCTGACCCGTTTTTTCGGTCCGAAGCGCTCCTTTAAAGAAGGGCTTGCTCTGTGGAAGTTCTCTCTTTTTGCAGGTCTATCGTTTACATTACCGGCTTTACTGGTAGCCACTTTCTTAGGACCAGAGTTTCCTTCCATTATCGGTGGACTAGTCGGCCTGCTGATCGTCGTTCCTGCAGCGAAGCGTGGCTTCTTATTACCAGATGAGGTTTGGGACTTTGAAACGCACCCTAAAGAAGTTCCTGTTCCAGGATCCGTTCCTGGGAGGAAAATGCCGATATGGTTAGCTTGGATTCCCTACTTGCTTGTCGCTTTCCTGTTGGTTTTAACAAGATTGGATCTTCTACCTGTCAAAGGGTGGCTAAGAAGCATCAAAGTTGGATGGAGCAATATTTTAGGAACAGGCATTTCCACTCAGTTTGAGCCACTTTACCTTCCTGGTACAATCTTTGTATTGGTCATGGCACTGACATTCATGATTCATAAAATGAGCAAGCCACAAATGAAAGAGACGTTCCGACAATCTTTATTTACGATTAAAGGAAGTATCATCTCATTAATGGCTGCCGTTCCCATGGTAAGGATTTTCATTAATTCCGGTGTCAATGAAAGTGATTTAGTGAGTATGCCAATGGAACTTGCCACTTTAGTGTCGGGTTTAGTGGGGGAAGGATGGCCTTTTGTCGCTCCCCTCATCGGTGCACTCGGCTCGTTTATCTCTGGAAGCGCAACGTTTAGTAACATGATGTTTTCTCTCTTTCAGTTTAGTGTTGCCGATCAAATCGGAGCAGATCCGCAAACCGTTTTATACTTACAGGTACTTGGAGCAAACGCTGGAAATATGGTATGTGTGCTGAATGTAGTTGCTGCTGCATCTGTTGTTCAGCTTAGTGGAAAAGAAGGTCAGATCATCCGGATAACTGTTGTTCCGATGTTATTATACGTTCTGTTGTCAGGGAGTATCGGTGCTCTCGTGCTTTATTTCTTTTAAAAAGAAAGGATGAACAAATGACATCCATTTGTTCATCCTCTCTTTATTTTATGACCTTTCGGTTGACCCTGTACTCGAGTATCGCCTCGTGCATTCTCCTTAATGCCAAGTCGATCCGCTCTTTCGGACAGGCAATATTCATTCTGACAAACGAGTGTCCGCTCTGCCCAAACTTAAAGCCTTCATCAAACTTCACCCTCGCTTTTTCTAAGAAAAACGTACACAGCCCTTCACCTGTCATTCCTAATTCCGTGCAATCAATCCAAATAAGGTGAGTGGCTTGCGGGAGGATTGCTTTCAGCTCTGGAAGGTGCTGATCCAGATAATTCAGCACGTATTGTTTATTCTCTTCAAGCACCATTAATAGCTCATTTAGCCAAGGTTCGCCTTCCTCATAAGCCGCAATCGTTCCTTCAATCCCAAACACATTCGGTCTCATCAGTCCATAGCCTGTAAGCTTTTCATTATACTTATCTCTCAGGTCTTTGTTCGGTATGAGCAGGATGGAGGTTTGAAGCCCCGCGATATTAAAGGTTTTACTTGGAGCCGCACATAGAATACTGCGTTCTACTAAGCTTTCATCCCCTTTAAACAGAGGAACGTGTTCATATCCTTTGTATACCAGGTCCCCATGCATTTCATCTGAAATGATCCATAGGTCATGCCGCTTAGCGATCGAACCAATTTTCATTAATTCCTCTTTCGTCCATACCCGTCCAACAGGATTATGAGGACTGCAGAGAATAAGAAGTTTCGTTCTGGGATGACGCGCCTTTTCTTCCAAGTCGTCAAAATCGATCGAGTATACTCCATCACGATAGAGCAACGTATTTTTCATAACCGAGCAGCCATGGTTCTCGATCGTACTGTAAAAAGGATAATAAACGGGATCCTGAATGATTACACCGTCTCCAGGCTCCGTTAACACGGACAACAATACATTGATACCCGGAATGATTCCTGGGCTAAAGCTGATCCACTCTTTCTCTATATCCATTTGGAAGCGCCTCTTCCACCATGAAATGACAGACTCAAAGTATCGATCACTAAATGTCGTATAACCGTATATGCCATGCTGAGCCTTGCGATTCATGGCTTCGACAATGGCAGGCGACACTTGAAAGTCCATATCTGCAATGCACATAGGAATTACATCCTCGGCAGGAAACGACCATTTCACAGAGTGAGTGTTTGTTCTCTCGATGCAATCATTCCAATTCATATCCTAATACCCCTCTCACATATATCTGTCCTTACTTTATACCAGATTGAGGACGGGGTGAATACCTAATTTAAAAATAGGAATCCCCCTTACTTACATTAGATGAGTGTCATGTCCAAATGCTTAATACACTCACTACTTTTCAACGGTTTTCCCTTCCCCGGCCCTTCTGTGGATATGCTTCATTCCTTCCCGCTTACTTAACGGTGCCAGCTTTTCTGATTCAATGAATTGCTGTACCGCTTCCGGGTCCGTTTTTGAATACTCCCGGAGCGCCCAGCCAATCGCCTTCTGAATAAAAAATTCTTTTGATTCATTATGCAATAATATGTATCTGAACAAACGATCCTGATCTGTTTTTCCTTTATATTTCAATTGATGCAAAATAGAGATCCGATTCAACCACATATTATCGGAATGAATCCATTTCTCTAAGTATGCGTCATCTTCTTCCGTTTGATAGATTTTCCCTACATGATTGGGAGCAATATGATCGATGGTATCCCACCAGGATTTATCTGTGATGATTTCTTCCAAAAATGGCAGGTGGTCTTTCGTTAAATATCTGGATTGTTTGTCCAGAAGGGAAAGACCGATATACTGACACTCCCTTTGCGGTTCAGACCAAAGGGAACGAACAATGTCAGGTAATTCCTCAACCGGTGGCTTACCGTTCTCCTTTAGAAAATCCCTCAGTAACGCCGTTCGCTCCGGGGTCCTAATGCCAAAGAACTGAAATTGATTCCTCATATACGCTTCCATGGCTTCTCGATTTTCACTATTTTGATGATTTTTTAATAGAGTGATGATTTTATCTGAATACTCATGCCCCATCCTTATTCTCCCCTTTTTGATTTTGTTCTTCGCATTCAAAACAACTGCTTTTTCCATTCTCCTTTTGCACACCGTTAAAAAACCCGTCTAAACAATAAAGAGGCTTCTGACAGAGATAACAGTAGTCTACCAGCTCTTTCATTTCTTAACAGGTTCCTTCCCACTAAATTGATCATCCAGCATATTCTCCAATCAAAACATCT is a genomic window of Rossellomorea sp. y25 containing:
- a CDS encoding ATP-binding protein, whose protein sequence is MREKKNRIMTHTFYNKIMILMALFVFQLTVVLILDEPWNVIAALLSAIVGGTVLALLLREGRSFLAEHQKLLEEENQLSTLLHSLPDFVCFKDGEGRWLKVNQFGRRLYNLEGIDYVGKTDRDLGKLVPFFKDAFDYCIDSDEQSWKAEKVTRCEEGFYLPNGEFKTFDVIKVPLFHSNHTRKGLVIIGRDISQQKIAEEMLLRKEKLSVVGELAAGIAHEIRNPLTSIKGFIQLLEENKHVPDHYLTVMSSEMDRINQIVGELLILSKPQMREYRLFDMSEVLHYVIKVMGHEAILKGISLNVQVPSSPIYVFGDKNQCVQVFINIIKNAIESMDEGEIHVDWNVLNDMITIAIQDQGVGIPPDRLKRLGEPFFTLKEKGMGLGLTISQRIIEDHKGSILIESEMNKGTRVEVTLPVKNK
- a CDS encoding L-threonine 3-dehydrogenase, yielding MKKILLTGALGQIGSELTNRLREVYGSDNVIATDIRETDSPVVKNGPFEQLDVTDAQRMFDIAKSNNVDTIIHLAALLSATAEAKPLLAWNLNMGGLVNALEAARELECQFFTPSSIGAFGPTTPKDSTPQDTIMRPTTMYGVNKVSGELLSDYYFTKFGVDTRGLRFPGLISYETLPGGGTTDYAVEIYYEAIKNNQYTSYIGEGTYMDMMYMPDALNAIIDLMEADGSKLEHRNSFNVSAMSVAPEDIAKAIRVHQPDFTLDYKVDPVRQGIAESWPNAIDSSAAMNEWGFKTDYNLAKMTADMLEKLKTK
- a CDS encoding glycine C-acetyltransferase, which translates into the protein MTSKTLDHFLQENLEDLKSRGLYNEIDPLQGANGPMITINDKKLVNLSSNNYLGLATDERLKKVAIEAVKEYGVGAGAVRTINGTLDLHVKLEEKLAKFKGTEAAIAYQSGFNCNMAAISAVMDKNDAILSDELNHASIIDGCRLSKAKIIRFGHSDMEDLRAKAKEAKESGQYNKIMIITDGVFSMDGDVCKLPEIVEIAEEFDIMTYVDDAHGSGVLGKGAGTVKHFGLSDKVDFQMGTLSKAIGVVGGYVAGTQNLIDWLKVRSRPFLFSTSLTPADVTACTEALDLIMNSTELQDNMWENSRYLKEELTKLGFDIGNSETPITPVIIGEEQATQDFSKRLYEEGVYAKSIVFPTVPRGTGRVRNMPSAAHTKDMLDQAIKAYEKVGKEMGII
- a CDS encoding L-lactate permease, giving the protein MSVFELITSLTPVLAVLIFLVILRLPASVAMPVSFLLTVILSIVFWKIPLIQISAATVEGMIIAFTILWIVFGAILLLNTLQNSGAMETIRNGFSIISPDRRVQVIIIAWLFGSFIEGAAGFGTPAALAAPLLVALGFPPLAAVSLALIADSSAVSFGAVGTPVMVGIDQGLRQGGNLAGQVEQTVGPKPMMDYLSGVASQAVSIDLFIGSFIPLLLVVMLTRFFGPKRSFKEGLALWKFSLFAGLSFTLPALLVATFLGPEFPSIIGGLVGLLIVVPAAKRGFLLPDEVWDFETHPKEVPVPGSVPGRKMPIWLAWIPYLLVAFLLVLTRLDLLPVKGWLRSIKVGWSNILGTGISTQFEPLYLPGTIFVLVMALTFMIHKMSKPQMKETFRQSLFTIKGSIISLMAAVPMVRIFINSGVNESDLVSMPMELATLVSGLVGEGWPFVAPLIGALGSFISGSATFSNMMFSLFQFSVADQIGADPQTVLYLQVLGANAGNMVCVLNVVAAASVVQLSGKEGQIIRITVVPMLLYVLLSGSIGALVLYFF
- a CDS encoding MalY/PatB family protein codes for the protein MNWNDCIERTNTHSVKWSFPAEDVIPMCIADMDFQVSPAIVEAMNRKAQHGIYGYTTFSDRYFESVISWWKRRFQMDIEKEWISFSPGIIPGINVLLSVLTEPGDGVIIQDPVYYPFYSTIENHGCSVMKNTLLYRDGVYSIDFDDLEEKARHPRTKLLILCSPHNPVGRVWTKEELMKIGSIAKRHDLWIISDEMHGDLVYKGYEHVPLFKGDESLVERSILCAAPSKTFNIAGLQTSILLIPNKDLRDKYNEKLTGYGLMRPNVFGIEGTIAAYEEGEPWLNELLMVLEENKQYVLNYLDQHLPELKAILPQATHLIWIDCTELGMTGEGLCTFFLEKARVKFDEGFKFGQSGHSFVRMNIACPKERIDLALRRMHEAILEYRVNRKVIK
- a CDS encoding DNA alkylation repair protein — translated: MEKAVVLNAKNKIKKGRIRMGHEYSDKIITLLKNHQNSENREAMEAYMRNQFQFFGIRTPERTALLRDFLKENGKPPVEELPDIVRSLWSEPQRECQYIGLSLLDKQSRYLTKDHLPFLEEIITDKSWWDTIDHIAPNHVGKIYQTEEDDAYLEKWIHSDNMWLNRISILHQLKYKGKTDQDRLFRYILLHNESKEFFIQKAIGWALREYSKTDPEAVQQFIESEKLAPLSKREGMKHIHRRAGEGKTVEK